One genomic segment of Amycolatopsis sp. Hca4 includes these proteins:
- a CDS encoding ABC transporter substrate-binding protein, which yields MNKNAASGAKVTLQQWYHAYGESGTQQAVQRYAQEFTKANPDIAVNVSWIAGDYETKLNSAMLTAQAPDLFELGDFRYQNVKNGLLAPLDDVVGPVKADFSPAALDTVTVDGKVYGVKMIDDVMMLYYRKSALQAAGVHPPQTFAELLEATRKLNNGKQKGLYVGTDGVGEAATLLLWSSGADFFDASGKKVAFASPEAVAAIGGLKQLHDTRGLLQGYPTDWSDPGAFANGATAMQWGGLWSLPDVKKALGDDFGVVAWPKFGDTGKQVARVGGWYQLANAKSPNLDAVKKYIDWLWIKNADLQKDWCVEYGFHIPARKEVAARTTEFSSGPAKDAVAISQQFGKSYSGLWNKASATLFLQAATKIANGKADPAAELGDAAQKAQAEVDKQLA from the coding sequence TTGAACAAGAATGCCGCTTCGGGCGCCAAGGTCACGCTCCAGCAGTGGTACCACGCGTACGGCGAATCCGGGACCCAGCAAGCGGTCCAGCGGTACGCGCAGGAGTTCACCAAGGCCAACCCGGACATCGCGGTCAACGTCAGCTGGATCGCCGGCGACTACGAAACCAAGCTCAACTCGGCGATGCTCACCGCGCAGGCGCCCGACCTGTTCGAGCTGGGTGACTTCCGGTACCAGAACGTCAAGAACGGCCTGCTCGCGCCGCTTGACGACGTTGTCGGCCCGGTCAAGGCCGACTTCAGCCCGGCCGCGCTGGACACCGTGACCGTCGACGGCAAGGTCTACGGCGTCAAGATGATCGACGACGTCATGATGCTGTACTACCGCAAAAGCGCCCTGCAGGCGGCGGGCGTCCACCCGCCGCAGACGTTCGCCGAGCTGCTCGAAGCGACGCGGAAGCTGAACAACGGCAAGCAGAAGGGCCTGTACGTCGGCACCGACGGCGTCGGCGAAGCGGCGACCCTCCTGCTCTGGTCGTCCGGCGCCGACTTCTTCGACGCCAGCGGCAAGAAAGTCGCCTTCGCCTCGCCCGAAGCCGTCGCCGCGATCGGCGGGCTCAAGCAGCTGCACGACACCCGCGGCCTGCTCCAGGGCTACCCGACCGACTGGTCCGACCCGGGCGCGTTCGCGAACGGCGCCACGGCCATGCAGTGGGGCGGGCTGTGGTCGCTGCCGGACGTCAAGAAGGCCCTGGGCGACGACTTCGGCGTCGTCGCGTGGCCGAAGTTCGGCGACACGGGCAAGCAGGTGGCGCGCGTCGGCGGCTGGTACCAGCTGGCCAACGCCAAGTCCCCGAACCTGGACGCGGTCAAGAAGTACATCGACTGGCTGTGGATCAAGAACGCCGACCTGCAGAAGGACTGGTGCGTCGAGTACGGCTTCCACATCCCGGCCCGCAAGGAGGTCGCGGCGCGGACGACCGAGTTCTCCAGCGGGCCCGCGAAGGACGCCGTGGCGATCTCGCAGCAGTTCGGCAAGTCCTACTCGGGGCTGTGGAACAAGGCGTCGGCGACGCTGTTCCTGCAGGCGGCGACGAAGATCGCGAACGGGAAGGCCGACCCGGCCGCCGAACTCGGCGACGCGGCGCAGAAGGCGCAGGCCGAAGTCGACAAGCAGCTGGCATGA
- a CDS encoding ROK family protein, producing MPRSAPARAPITSPAAATVFTTVLTEGPVSRVDVARRTGLSSAAVTKAARPFIEAGYLEELASGGRTAPGAGRPANPLAIRPDREYFVGVKITGDDLIGVVTDLRADVRASAHHALTSHDVGHVVRALADLVGELLTGDLRERAYCLGVAVSGDVDRASGVVRYSPFLGWRDVPLASLLEDATGLTATLENDVKALAVAEQWFGEGVGASSFALVTVGTGIGSALVVNGGLVRGAHGVAGEIGHVPVADGGPPCHCGGQGCVEAIASTAAILTRARQVTGEPGLSMDDAVARARGGDEPLREVFAAAGHAIGLGLAALVNLFGPERVVVSGEGVATYDLFEEQIRRTFAAQAFGSAARCGLVIRPLPFEEWARGAAAVAVQSLFVSDTV from the coding sequence ATGCCTCGCAGTGCACCGGCAAGGGCGCCGATCACCAGTCCCGCGGCCGCGACCGTGTTCACCACGGTCCTGACCGAGGGGCCGGTTTCGCGCGTCGACGTCGCCCGCCGCACCGGGCTCTCCTCCGCCGCGGTGACCAAGGCGGCCCGGCCCTTCATCGAGGCCGGCTACCTCGAAGAACTCGCCTCCGGAGGCCGCACCGCGCCCGGGGCGGGCCGCCCGGCGAACCCCCTCGCGATCCGGCCGGACCGCGAGTACTTCGTCGGCGTCAAGATCACCGGGGACGACCTGATCGGCGTGGTCACCGACCTGCGCGCCGACGTCCGGGCCAGCGCCCACCACGCCTTGACGAGCCACGACGTCGGCCACGTCGTCCGCGCGCTGGCCGACCTCGTCGGCGAGCTGCTGACCGGGGACCTCCGCGAGCGCGCCTACTGCCTGGGCGTCGCGGTGTCCGGCGACGTCGACCGCGCGTCCGGCGTCGTCCGCTACTCGCCGTTCCTCGGCTGGCGGGACGTGCCCCTGGCGTCCCTGCTGGAAGACGCCACCGGGCTCACGGCCACTTTGGAGAACGACGTCAAGGCCCTCGCCGTCGCCGAGCAGTGGTTCGGCGAGGGCGTCGGCGCGTCGTCGTTCGCGCTGGTCACGGTGGGAACCGGGATCGGGAGTGCGCTGGTGGTCAACGGCGGCCTGGTCCGCGGCGCGCACGGCGTCGCGGGCGAGATCGGGCACGTCCCGGTCGCCGACGGCGGGCCGCCGTGCCACTGCGGCGGCCAGGGCTGCGTCGAGGCGATCGCGTCCACCGCCGCGATCCTGACCCGGGCGCGGCAGGTCACCGGCGAACCCGGGCTGTCGATGGACGACGCCGTGGCGCGCGCCCGCGGCGGCGATGAACCGCTGAGGGAGGTCTTCGCCGCCGCCGGCCACGCGATCGGACTGGGGCTGGCCGCGCTGGTCAACCTGTTCGGCCCGGAACGAGTGGTCGTCTCGGGAGAGGGCGTCGCCACCTACGACCTGTTCGAGGAGCAGATCCGCCGGACCTTCGCGGCCCAGGCGTTCGGCAGCGCCGCGCGGTGCGGCCTGGTCATCCGGCCGCTGCCGTTCGAGGAGTGGGCCCGCGGCGCCGCCGCGGTCGCCGTCCAGAGCCTGTTCGTGTCCGACACCGTTTGA
- a CDS encoding GtrA family protein, with protein MATTRCAPGHRLLATDPDRHHELGTHAAWYVVAGVVTTGVQAALFLLLHDELGSQVANLVAIALTTVGNTEFHRRVTFAGRRSHAGKRHLQDLLTFAFYALYGSAVLALLDAFVDRPTSWEETGTLLLASLVGGFVRFAVLRWWVFAHRSEPAPATHTG; from the coding sequence ATGGCCACCACCAGGTGCGCACCGGGGCACCGGCTGCTCGCCACCGACCCGGACCGCCACCACGAGCTCGGCACCCACGCGGCGTGGTACGTGGTGGCCGGCGTGGTCACCACCGGCGTCCAAGCCGCCCTCTTCCTCCTGCTGCACGACGAGCTCGGCTCCCAGGTGGCGAACCTGGTCGCGATCGCGCTCACCACGGTCGGCAACACCGAGTTCCACCGCCGCGTCACCTTCGCCGGGCGGCGCAGCCACGCCGGGAAGCGGCACCTGCAGGACCTGCTCACCTTCGCCTTCTACGCGCTCTACGGCTCGGCCGTGCTCGCGCTGCTCGACGCCTTCGTCGACCGGCCGACGTCGTGGGAGGAGACCGGCACCCTGCTGCTGGCCAGCCTGGTCGGCGGGTTCGTCCGGTTCGCCGTGCTGCGCTGGTGGGTCTTCGCGCACCGCTCCGAACCGGCCCCGGCC
- a CDS encoding iron-sulfur cluster biosynthesis family protein, with product MLTVTEAAAEAITALTSQGEGEAGLRLAVQNADGESAQLALSVAPEPAEGDSVLGEAEGPKVFLEPQAAALLDDKVLDVQEDEAGGVAFAVLPQHTS from the coding sequence ATGCTGACCGTGACCGAAGCCGCCGCCGAGGCGATCACCGCGCTGACGAGCCAGGGCGAGGGCGAAGCCGGACTCCGCTTGGCGGTCCAGAACGCCGACGGCGAGAGCGCCCAGCTGGCCCTGTCGGTGGCCCCCGAGCCGGCCGAGGGCGACAGCGTCCTGGGCGAGGCAGAGGGCCCGAAGGTGTTCCTCGAGCCCCAGGCGGCGGCGCTGCTGGACGACAAGGTCCTGGACGTCCAGGAGGACGAAGCGGGTGGGGTGGCGTTCGCGGTGCTGCCCCAGCACACAAGCTGA
- a CDS encoding glycerate kinase, with amino-acid sequence MTRVVIAPDKFKGSLTAVQAAEAIALGVRDALPDADIVTCPVADGGEGTLDVLEAAGARIVRMSVRGPLEEQVQARYAVLDGTAYIESARACGIEFVEPSPATALAAHTWGVGELLADALIHGAKRLVLTVGGTASTDGGAGMLGALGAGVLDAFGAPVGLGGGTLTRVASTELTPARERLDGVPVAVATDVTNPLLGPDGAAAVFGPQKGAGPSEVALLDEGLGRWAHALQVGGAPDVTRVPGGGAGGGVAAGAIALGAKVESGFDLIAELTGVDAALTGADLVITGEGSLDEQSLNGKAPAGIADRARPRGVPLLALAGRIQLDAAGLARLGVVGSSALIDHAPSLDHARLHAAELLRERAAELVRTWKEG; translated from the coding sequence GTGACCCGTGTCGTCATCGCGCCCGACAAGTTCAAGGGCAGTCTCACCGCGGTCCAGGCCGCGGAGGCGATCGCGCTCGGCGTGCGCGATGCGCTGCCGGACGCGGACATCGTCACCTGCCCGGTCGCCGACGGCGGCGAGGGCACCCTCGACGTGCTGGAAGCCGCGGGCGCGCGGATCGTGCGGATGTCGGTGCGCGGGCCGCTCGAAGAGCAGGTCCAGGCGCGGTACGCGGTGCTGGACGGCACGGCGTACATCGAGTCGGCGCGCGCGTGCGGGATCGAGTTCGTCGAACCGTCGCCGGCCACCGCGCTGGCGGCGCACACCTGGGGCGTCGGCGAGCTGCTGGCGGACGCGCTGATACACGGCGCAAAACGGCTCGTGCTCACGGTCGGCGGCACGGCCAGCACCGACGGCGGGGCCGGGATGCTGGGGGCGCTGGGCGCGGGGGTGCTGGACGCGTTCGGCGCGCCGGTCGGCCTGGGCGGCGGGACGCTGACGCGGGTGGCGTCGACGGAGCTGACGCCGGCCCGGGAGCGGCTGGACGGGGTACCGGTGGCGGTCGCGACCGACGTGACGAACCCGCTGCTGGGCCCGGACGGCGCGGCGGCGGTGTTCGGGCCGCAGAAGGGGGCGGGCCCGTCGGAGGTGGCGCTGCTCGACGAAGGGCTCGGGCGCTGGGCGCACGCGCTGCAGGTGGGCGGCGCGCCGGACGTCACGCGGGTGCCGGGCGGAGGCGCCGGCGGCGGCGTGGCCGCGGGGGCGATCGCGCTCGGGGCGAAGGTGGAGTCCGGGTTCGATCTGATCGCGGAGTTGACCGGGGTGGACGCGGCGCTGACCGGGGCGGACCTCGTGATCACCGGAGAGGGCTCGCTGGACGAGCAGAGCTTGAACGGCAAGGCCCCGGCGGGGATCGCCGACCGGGCGCGGCCGCGGGGGGTGCCGCTGCTGGCGTTGGCGGGCCGGATCCAGCTGGACGCGGCCGGGCTGGCGCGGTTGGGGGTGGTGGGGAGCAGTGCGCTGATCGATCACGCGCCTTCGCTGGACCACGCGCGGCTGCATGCGGCGGAGTTGCTGCGGGAACGGGCGGCGGAGCTGGTTCGCACCTGGAAGGAGGGGTAG
- a CDS encoding D-glycerate dehydrogenase, whose translation MAKIAVTRWIPDDAVKLLAEAGDVEVSPADRPLTPAELHEFVGGASAVVGMLHDRLDGALADAAGPELKVVANVAVGYDNVDVAALASRGIVVTNTPGVLTDATADLAFGLLLAVTRRLGEGERLLRSRTPWSFHLGFLLGSGLQGKTLGVVGFGQIGQAMARRASAFGMSVVYSGRSKKDTDAEYVSFEELLARSDVVSLHCPLTPETRHLIDAAALRAMKPGAYLVNTTRGPVVDEAALADALEAGEIAGAALDVFEKEPEVEPRLLGRDDVVLSPHLGSATVETRTAMAVLAARNVAAVLAGRPPLTEVKP comes from the coding sequence GTGGCCAAGATCGCGGTGACCCGATGGATTCCCGACGACGCGGTGAAGCTCCTCGCCGAAGCAGGTGACGTGGAGGTCTCCCCCGCCGATCGTCCGCTGACGCCTGCGGAACTGCACGAGTTCGTCGGCGGCGCCTCGGCGGTCGTCGGGATGCTGCACGACCGGCTGGACGGCGCGCTGGCCGACGCCGCCGGGCCGGAGCTGAAGGTGGTGGCGAACGTCGCCGTCGGGTACGACAACGTCGACGTGGCGGCGCTGGCCTCGCGCGGGATCGTCGTCACCAACACGCCCGGGGTGCTCACCGACGCGACCGCCGACCTCGCCTTCGGGCTGCTGCTCGCCGTCACGCGGCGGCTCGGCGAGGGCGAACGGCTGCTGCGCTCGCGCACGCCGTGGTCGTTCCACCTCGGCTTCCTGCTCGGCTCCGGGCTGCAGGGCAAGACGCTGGGCGTGGTCGGGTTCGGGCAGATCGGGCAGGCGATGGCTCGCCGGGCTTCGGCGTTCGGGATGTCCGTCGTCTACTCCGGACGGTCCAAAAAGGACACAGACGCCGAGTACGTGTCGTTCGAGGAGCTGCTGGCGCGTTCGGACGTCGTCTCGCTGCACTGCCCGCTGACGCCGGAGACGCGGCACCTCATCGACGCCGCCGCGTTGCGCGCCATGAAACCGGGCGCGTACCTGGTGAACACGACCCGCGGCCCGGTCGTCGACGAAGCCGCGCTGGCCGACGCACTGGAGGCGGGAGAGATCGCCGGCGCCGCGCTCGACGTGTTCGAGAAGGAACCCGAGGTCGAACCGCGGCTGCTCGGCCGCGACGACGTCGTGCTGAGCCCGCACCTGGGGTCGGCGACGGTCGAGACCCGCACCGCGATGGCCGTGCTGGCCGCGCGCAACGTCGCGGCGGTGCTCGCCGGGCGTCCCCCGCTGACGGAGGTGAAGCCGTGA
- a CDS encoding carbohydrate ABC transporter permease, translated as MRHRDWRAIGAFAVLTGPVVLGLGLFKYVAIAWSFLLSFNDARGTITLGNWIGFGNYAFLLGDDAFLTSLTTIAVFTVFIVPITFVASLGLAVLINSIKRGKAFFRTVFLIPAAVSYVVAALVWKMALFNGLPSGVANVVGGLFGADPVPWLSTTSPPVYWVAVVTLRLWLQVGLYMILFLAGLQAIPPSLYEAGELDGTSKWQAFRYITLPQLRNTSVAVLLLILIAAFQAFDEFYNLFGTGLSGTATAPVKPPLVYLYDSALGDQNYGVGSAGAFLLTVIIVAITLLQGRFVGFGKKD; from the coding sequence ATGAGGCATCGCGACTGGCGGGCGATCGGCGCGTTCGCGGTGCTCACCGGACCGGTGGTGCTCGGGCTCGGGCTGTTCAAGTACGTCGCCATCGCGTGGAGCTTCCTGCTCAGCTTCAACGACGCCCGCGGCACCATCACGCTCGGGAACTGGATCGGCTTCGGCAACTACGCGTTCCTGCTGGGCGACGACGCGTTCCTGACATCGTTGACGACGATCGCGGTCTTCACCGTCTTCATCGTGCCGATCACCTTCGTGGCGTCGCTCGGGCTGGCGGTGCTGATCAACAGCATCAAGCGCGGCAAGGCGTTCTTCCGGACCGTGTTCCTCATCCCGGCCGCGGTGTCGTACGTCGTCGCGGCCCTGGTGTGGAAGATGGCGCTGTTCAACGGCCTGCCGTCCGGGGTCGCGAACGTCGTCGGCGGCCTGTTCGGCGCCGACCCGGTGCCGTGGCTGTCGACGACGAGCCCGCCGGTGTACTGGGTCGCGGTGGTGACGCTGCGGCTGTGGCTGCAGGTCGGGCTGTACATGATCCTGTTCCTGGCCGGGCTGCAGGCGATCCCGCCGTCGCTGTACGAAGCCGGCGAGCTGGACGGCACGTCGAAGTGGCAGGCGTTCCGCTACATCACGCTGCCGCAGTTGCGGAACACGTCGGTGGCGGTGCTGCTGCTGATCCTCATCGCGGCGTTCCAGGCGTTCGACGAGTTCTACAACCTGTTCGGCACCGGGCTCTCCGGAACGGCGACCGCACCGGTGAAGCCGCCGCTCGTCTACCTGTACGACTCGGCGCTCGGCGACCAGAACTACGGCGTCGGCTCGGCGGGCGCGTTCCTGCTGACGGTGATCATCGTCGCGATCACCCTGCTGCAGGGCCGGTTCGTCGGCTTCGGGAAGAAGGACTGA
- a CDS encoding alpha-galactosidase, translating to MPLVEHDPARRLWLLRTPESSYAFRLDADDRPRHVHWGPPLTLEQAAQVAARRNPADSSFDEPGDERQELPAEGGAFFGVAALAVRYADGTSALEWRYDGFALEGDALVVRLSDRHYPLELSLHYRVRGDVVERWTSLRHTGSGEPIALLRTDSASWTLPRREGARLSRTSGAWSAEYGLLREPLPVGETTLTSRRGASSHQVNPWVMLDAGDATETGGEVWSSALAWSGSWRITVERTHTGRVTWTGGFGHEHVTWRLQPGETWETPVFAGLYAADGFGGTSRRWHAYVREFVQPHPGELRPVVYNSWEATGWDVDEKTETDLAAAAARLGAELFVMDDGWFGARTGDSAGLGDWIANEQRFPRGLRPLADAVHAHGMQFGLWVEPEMVNPDSDLYRAHPDWVLHMAHRSRTTLRNQLVLNFARPDVADWAHKWLDRLVGEHGIDYLKWDMNRAFTEAGWPEAGPDAQRLWVGHVRAVYGILDRLRADHPDLRIQGCAGGGGRTDLGILARTDEIWASDNTDAADRITIQHGYGQLYPAGTMSAWVTDSPNPGTGREAPLSFRFHVAMAGVLGLGGDLPRWTPDELTEAASLVALYKEIRPVVQHGVLYRLADPAVSALTAVQYVLGDSVVVFFWRRPTEFARPFTPPRLAGLDPAGLYRDQDGVVHHGAVLLSHGLDVSWPGSGYASAVVRLTRVG from the coding sequence ATGCCGCTCGTCGAACACGACCCCGCGCGCCGGCTCTGGCTGCTGCGCACCCCCGAAAGCTCGTACGCCTTCCGGCTGGACGCCGACGACCGCCCGCGGCACGTCCACTGGGGCCCGCCGCTGACCCTGGAGCAGGCCGCGCAGGTCGCCGCGCGCCGCAACCCGGCCGACAGCAGCTTCGACGAGCCCGGTGACGAGCGGCAGGAGCTCCCCGCCGAGGGAGGCGCCTTCTTCGGCGTCGCGGCGCTGGCCGTGCGTTACGCCGACGGCACTTCGGCGCTCGAGTGGCGCTACGACGGCTTCGCGCTCGAAGGCGACGCACTCGTCGTACGGCTCTCAGACCGGCACTACCCGCTCGAGTTGTCCCTGCACTACCGCGTCCGCGGTGACGTCGTCGAGCGCTGGACGTCGCTGCGGCACACCGGTTCCGGAGAGCCCATCGCCTTGCTGCGCACCGATTCCGCGTCGTGGACGCTGCCGCGGCGCGAGGGCGCGCGGCTGAGCCGGACGTCCGGCGCGTGGAGCGCCGAGTACGGCCTGCTGCGCGAACCGCTGCCGGTCGGGGAAACCACGCTCACCAGCCGGCGCGGCGCCTCCAGCCACCAGGTCAACCCGTGGGTGATGCTCGACGCGGGCGACGCGACGGAGACCGGCGGCGAGGTGTGGAGCAGTGCGCTGGCGTGGAGCGGGAGCTGGCGGATCACCGTGGAGCGCACGCACACCGGCCGCGTCACGTGGACCGGCGGGTTCGGCCACGAGCACGTCACCTGGCGGCTGCAGCCGGGCGAAACGTGGGAGACGCCGGTGTTCGCCGGGCTCTACGCGGCCGACGGCTTCGGGGGTACCAGCCGGCGGTGGCACGCCTACGTCCGCGAGTTCGTCCAGCCGCACCCGGGTGAGCTGCGGCCGGTCGTCTACAACTCGTGGGAGGCGACCGGCTGGGACGTCGACGAAAAGACGGAGACCGACCTGGCCGCGGCGGCCGCCCGCCTGGGCGCGGAACTGTTCGTCATGGACGACGGCTGGTTCGGTGCCCGCACCGGTGACTCGGCCGGGCTCGGCGACTGGATCGCCAACGAGCAGCGCTTCCCACGCGGGCTGAGGCCGCTGGCCGACGCGGTGCACGCGCACGGGATGCAGTTCGGGCTGTGGGTCGAGCCGGAGATGGTCAACCCGGACAGCGATCTCTACCGCGCGCACCCGGACTGGGTGCTGCACATGGCGCACCGCTCGCGGACGACGCTGCGGAACCAGCTCGTGCTGAACTTCGCGCGGCCCGACGTCGCGGACTGGGCGCACAAGTGGCTCGACCGGCTCGTCGGCGAGCACGGCATCGACTACCTCAAGTGGGACATGAACCGCGCGTTCACCGAGGCCGGCTGGCCCGAGGCGGGGCCGGACGCGCAGCGCCTGTGGGTCGGCCACGTGCGGGCGGTGTACGGGATACTGGACCGGCTGCGCGCCGACCACCCGGACCTGCGGATCCAGGGCTGCGCGGGCGGCGGCGGCCGCACCGACCTCGGGATCCTGGCGCGGACCGACGAGATCTGGGCGTCGGACAACACCGACGCCGCCGACCGGATCACCATCCAGCACGGCTACGGCCAGCTCTACCCGGCGGGCACGATGTCGGCCTGGGTCACCGACAGTCCCAACCCCGGCACCGGGCGGGAGGCGCCGCTGAGCTTCCGGTTCCACGTGGCGATGGCGGGCGTGCTCGGCCTGGGCGGCGATCTGCCCCGCTGGACGCCGGACGAACTCACCGAAGCGGCGTCGCTCGTGGCGCTGTACAAGGAGATCCGGCCCGTCGTGCAGCACGGCGTGCTGTACCGGCTCGCGGATCCGGCGGTCTCGGCGCTGACCGCGGTGCAGTACGTGCTCGGCGATTCCGTCGTCGTCTTCTTCTGGCGGCGGCCGACGGAGTTCGCGCGGCCGTTCACCCCGCCGCGGCTCGCGGGGCTGGATCCGGCCGGGCTGTACCGCGATCAGGACGGCGTCGTGCACCACGGGGCGGTGTTGCTGAGCCACGGGCTCGACGTCTCATGGCCGGGGAGCGGGTATGCGAGCGCGGTGGTGCGGCTGACGCGCGTGGGCTGA